A region from the Agrobacterium cucumeris genome encodes:
- a CDS encoding NADH-quinone oxidoreductase subunit C: MSEALNDLAAYVKEARGSLVVSADIAYGELTLNTTTESVIALLTFLRDDVQCGFVNIIDICGVDWPQREKRFDVVYHLLSPRQNLRVRIKLQVAEDEGVPSSTSVYMGAEWFEREAWDMYGIPFEGHKDLRRILTDYGFEGHPLRKDFPVTGFVEVRYDDVLKRVLYEPVELKQEFRNFDFLSPWEGTEYVLPGDEKAKQ; the protein is encoded by the coding sequence ATGAGCGAAGCTCTCAACGATCTTGCTGCTTACGTTAAGGAAGCGCGCGGTTCTCTCGTGGTATCTGCCGATATCGCCTATGGCGAGCTGACGCTGAACACGACAACTGAAAGCGTGATTGCGCTTTTGACCTTCCTGCGCGACGACGTGCAGTGCGGTTTCGTCAACATCATCGATATTTGCGGCGTTGACTGGCCGCAGCGCGAAAAGCGTTTCGATGTCGTCTACCATCTTCTGTCGCCGCGCCAGAATCTGCGCGTGCGCATCAAGCTGCAGGTGGCGGAAGACGAGGGCGTTCCTTCATCGACCTCCGTCTACATGGGCGCGGAATGGTTCGAGCGCGAAGCCTGGGATATGTATGGCATTCCTTTCGAGGGCCATAAGGACCTGCGCCGCATCCTCACGGATTACGGTTTTGAAGGCCATCCGCTGCGCAAGGATTTTCCGGTTACCGGCTTTGTGGAAGTGCGTTACGATGACGTTCTGAAGCGGGTTCTTTATGAACCGGTCGAACTGAAGCAGGAATTCCGTAACTTCGACTTCCTTTCCCCTTGGGAAGGAACCGAATATGTTCTCCCGGGTGACGAAAAGGCCAAGCAATGA
- a CDS encoding NADH-quinone oxidoreductase subunit D, whose amino-acid sequence MTEHNVRNFTINFGPEHPSAHGVLRLVLELDGEIVERVDPHIGLLHRGTEKLIETKTYLQAVPYFDRLDYVAPMNQEHAFALAVEKLLGLEIPMRGQLIRVLYSEIGRILSHIMNVTTQAMDVGAMTPPVWGFEEREKLMVFYERACGARMHSAYVRPGGVHQDLPPELVDDIGKWCDPFLTVLDNIEGLLTDNRIYKQRNVDIGVVSLEDAFAWGFTGVMVRGSGAAWDLRRSQPYECYSDLEFDIPVGKNGDCYDRYLIRMQEMRESVKIMKQCVDLLSGKHRIGPVSSLDGKVVPPKRGEMKRSMEALIHHFKLYTEGYHVPAGEVYAAVEAPKGEFGVYVVADGSNKPYRCKIRAPGYAHLQAMDFLCKGHQLADVTAVLGSLDIVFGEVDR is encoded by the coding sequence ATGACTGAGCATAACGTCCGCAATTTCACGATCAACTTCGGTCCGGAACACCCGTCCGCGCACGGCGTGCTGCGTCTGGTTCTGGAACTGGACGGCGAAATCGTCGAGCGCGTCGATCCGCATATCGGTCTTCTGCATCGCGGCACCGAAAAGCTGATCGAGACCAAGACCTATCTGCAGGCAGTTCCCTATTTCGACCGTCTCGATTACGTCGCGCCGATGAACCAGGAACACGCTTTCGCGCTCGCCGTCGAAAAGCTGCTCGGCCTCGAAATCCCGATGCGCGGCCAGCTGATCCGCGTGCTTTATTCGGAAATCGGCCGCATCCTGTCGCACATCATGAACGTCACGACGCAGGCCATGGACGTTGGCGCGATGACGCCCCCGGTCTGGGGTTTCGAAGAGCGCGAAAAGCTTATGGTGTTCTATGAGCGCGCCTGTGGCGCCCGCATGCACTCGGCTTACGTTCGTCCGGGCGGTGTGCATCAGGACCTGCCGCCGGAGCTGGTGGACGATATCGGCAAGTGGTGCGATCCGTTCCTCACCGTTCTCGACAATATCGAAGGCCTGTTGACCGACAACCGCATCTACAAGCAGCGTAACGTCGATATCGGCGTCGTCTCGCTTGAAGACGCCTTTGCTTGGGGTTTCACTGGCGTGATGGTGCGTGGCTCGGGCGCTGCCTGGGATTTGCGTCGTTCGCAGCCTTACGAGTGCTATTCCGATCTGGAATTCGACATCCCCGTCGGCAAGAACGGTGATTGCTATGATCGCTACCTGATCCGCATGCAGGAAATGCGCGAATCGGTAAAGATCATGAAGCAGTGCGTTGATCTTCTCTCCGGCAAGCATCGCATCGGCCCTGTCTCCTCGCTTGACGGCAAGGTAGTCCCGCCCAAGCGCGGCGAGATGAAGCGGTCGATGGAAGCTTTGATCCACCACTTCAAGCTTTACACCGAAGGTTACCACGTTCCAGCCGGCGAAGTTTACGCCGCCGTCGAAGCGCCGAAGGGCGAGTTCGGCGTCTATGTGGTCGCCGATGGCTCTAACAAGCCTTACCGCTGCAAGATCCGCGCTCCGGGTTATGCGCATCTGCAGGCGATGGATTTCCTGTGCAAGGGCCATCAGCTTGCTGACGTTACAGCCGTGCTCGGCTCCCTCGACATCGTGTTCGGGGAGGTCGATCGCTGA
- a CDS encoding NuoB/complex I 20 kDa subunit family protein — translation MGMSQNNSTLVAPQPKGIIDPSTGKPVGSNDAYFTEINDELADKGFLVTSTDELITWARTGSLMWMQFGLACCAVEGLMQASGPRYDMERFGVAPRASPRQSDVMIVAGTLTNKMAPALRKVYDQMPEPRYVISMGSCANGGGYYHYSYAVVRGCDRVVPVDIYVPGCPPTAEALLYGVLLLQKKIRRTGTIER, via the coding sequence ATGGGCATGAGCCAGAACAACAGCACGCTCGTTGCGCCGCAGCCGAAGGGGATCATCGATCCCTCGACCGGCAAGCCGGTTGGCAGCAACGATGCCTACTTCACGGAAATCAATGACGAGCTGGCCGACAAGGGCTTCCTCGTCACATCGACCGACGAGCTGATCACCTGGGCGCGTACCGGCTCCCTTATGTGGATGCAGTTCGGTCTCGCCTGCTGCGCCGTTGAAGGCCTGATGCAGGCTTCCGGTCCGCGTTATGACATGGAGCGCTTCGGTGTCGCCCCGCGCGCTTCGCCGCGCCAGTCTGACGTGATGATCGTTGCCGGCACGCTGACCAACAAGATGGCGCCCGCGCTGCGCAAGGTCTATGACCAGATGCCTGAGCCGCGTTACGTCATTTCCATGGGCTCCTGCGCCAATGGCGGCGGTTATTACCACTATTCCTACGCCGTGGTGCGCGGTTGCGACCGTGTCGTGCCGGTGGATATTTACGTTCCGGGCTGTCCCCCCACGGCGGAAGCGCTGCTTTACGGCGTTCTTCTGCTGCAGAAGAAGATCCGGCGTACCGGTACGATCGAGCGCTAA
- the nuoK gene encoding NADH-quinone oxidoreductase subunit NuoK, giving the protein MEIGLSHYLTVSAILFTIGVFGIFLNRKNVIVILMSIELILLAVNINMVAFSAFLNDIVGQVFALFILTVAAAEAAIGLAILVVFYRNRGSIAVEDVNMMKG; this is encoded by the coding sequence ATGGAAATCGGTCTTTCCCACTACCTGACGGTCAGCGCCATCCTCTTCACGATCGGCGTGTTCGGCATCTTCCTCAACCGGAAGAACGTCATCGTCATCCTCATGTCGATCGAGCTTATCCTTCTGGCGGTCAACATCAACATGGTGGCCTTCTCGGCCTTCCTGAACGATATCGTCGGCCAGGTCTTCGCTTTGTTCATTCTGACCGTCGCAGCTGCCGAAGCGGCCATCGGTCTTGCAATACTCGTTGTCTTCTACCGCAACCGCGGATCGATCGCCGTCGAAGACGTCAATATGATGAAGGGCTGA
- the nuoG gene encoding NADH-quinone oxidoreductase subunit NuoG yields the protein MAKLKVDGKEIEVPDHFTLLQACEEAGAEVPRFCFHERLSVAGNCRMCLIEVKGGPPKPAASCAMGVRDVRGGPNGELPEVFTNTPMVKKAREGVMEFLLINHPLDCPICDQGGECDLQDQAMAFGIAGSRYAENKRAVEDKYIGPLVKTVMNRCIHCTRCVRFTTEVAGIAELGLIGRGEDAEITTYLEQAMTSELQGNVVDLCPVGALTSKPFAFTARPWELNKTETIDVMDALGSAIRVDTRGREVMRVMPRVNEAINEEWISDKSRFIWDGLKTQRLDRPYVRKDGRLQPATWGEAFGAIKQAVAATSGNKIGAIAGDLSSVEEMFALKSLLASLGSANVDCRQDGAALDPSLGRASYIFNSTIEGIEQADALLIVGANPRFEAAVLNARIRKRWRRGGFPIGVIGEAGELRYNYEYLGSGAETLSDLANGSHSFVDKLKSAKNPLIIIGQGALARADGAAVLTAAAKLAVSVGAVSEEWNGFSVLHTAAARVGGLDIGFVPGEGGVAAAEMVASMDVLFLLGADELDLSNKGAKFTVYIGSHGDQGAMNADVILPGAAYTEKSGIWVNTEGRVQVGNRAGFAPGEAREDWAILRALSDVLGKKLPFDSLSALRGQLYVAHPHLAETDEIVAGKATDIEALAGKTGSLNKSAFASPVKDFYLTNPIARASAVMAECSALARNNFQAAAE from the coding sequence ATGGCAAAGCTCAAGGTTGACGGTAAAGAGATCGAGGTTCCGGATCATTTCACGCTGTTGCAGGCGTGCGAGGAGGCTGGTGCCGAAGTTCCGCGCTTTTGTTTTCATGAGCGCTTGTCGGTCGCGGGTAACTGCCGCATGTGTCTCATCGAGGTGAAGGGCGGACCGCCCAAGCCGGCCGCCTCCTGCGCCATGGGCGTGCGCGATGTTCGCGGCGGCCCGAACGGCGAATTGCCTGAGGTTTTCACCAATACGCCGATGGTCAAGAAGGCCCGCGAAGGCGTGATGGAGTTCCTGCTCATCAACCATCCGCTGGATTGCCCGATCTGCGACCAGGGCGGCGAATGCGACCTGCAGGACCAGGCCATGGCCTTCGGTATCGCCGGTTCGCGTTATGCGGAAAACAAGCGCGCGGTTGAAGACAAATATATCGGACCGCTCGTCAAGACGGTCATGAACCGTTGCATCCACTGCACGCGCTGCGTCCGTTTCACCACGGAAGTGGCTGGTATCGCCGAACTGGGCCTTATCGGCCGCGGCGAAGATGCCGAAATCACCACCTATCTCGAGCAGGCCATGACCTCGGAGCTGCAGGGCAACGTTGTTGACCTCTGCCCGGTCGGCGCGCTCACCTCCAAGCCTTTCGCCTTCACCGCCCGTCCGTGGGAACTGAACAAGACCGAAACCATCGACGTGATGGACGCGCTCGGTTCGGCCATCCGCGTCGATACCCGTGGCCGCGAAGTCATGCGCGTCATGCCGCGCGTCAACGAGGCGATCAACGAAGAGTGGATTTCCGACAAGAGTCGCTTCATCTGGGACGGCCTGAAGACGCAGCGCCTTGACCGGCCTTACGTCCGCAAGGATGGCCGTCTGCAGCCCGCCACCTGGGGCGAAGCCTTCGGTGCGATCAAGCAGGCTGTTGCCGCAACATCCGGCAACAAGATCGGCGCGATCGCCGGCGATCTGTCTTCCGTTGAAGAAATGTTCGCGCTGAAGTCGCTTCTCGCCTCGCTCGGTTCGGCCAATGTCGATTGCCGTCAGGATGGCGCAGCGCTTGATCCGTCTTTGGGTCGCGCCAGCTATATCTTCAATTCCACCATTGAAGGCATCGAGCAGGCGGACGCACTGCTGATCGTTGGCGCTAACCCGCGTTTCGAAGCGGCTGTCCTCAACGCCCGCATCCGCAAGCGCTGGCGTCGTGGCGGTTTCCCGATCGGCGTGATCGGCGAAGCTGGTGAACTGCGCTACAATTATGAATATCTCGGCTCGGGTGCTGAAACGCTCTCCGATCTGGCCAATGGCTCGCACAGCTTCGTTGACAAGCTGAAGTCCGCCAAGAACCCACTGATCATCATCGGTCAGGGCGCTCTTGCCCGCGCCGATGGTGCCGCCGTGCTCACTGCTGCTGCCAAGCTCGCCGTTTCGGTCGGTGCTGTCAGCGAAGAGTGGAACGGTTTCTCCGTTCTGCACACTGCAGCTGCCCGCGTTGGCGGTCTCGATATCGGCTTCGTGCCGGGCGAGGGCGGTGTTGCCGCCGCTGAAATGGTCGCCTCCATGGATGTTCTTTTCCTGCTCGGCGCCGATGAACTCGATCTGTCGAACAAGGGCGCCAAGTTCACCGTTTATATCGGCAGCCATGGCGATCAGGGCGCGATGAACGCCGACGTCATCCTTCCGGGTGCGGCCTATACCGAAAAATCCGGTATCTGGGTCAACACCGAAGGCCGTGTGCAGGTGGGCAACCGCGCCGGTTTCGCACCGGGCGAAGCTCGCGAAGACTGGGCGATCCTGCGTGCGCTGTCCGACGTTCTCGGCAAGAAGCTGCCGTTCGATTCGCTGTCGGCGCTGCGCGGTCAGCTTTATGTCGCGCATCCGCATCTGGCGGAAACCGACGAGATCGTCGCCGGCAAGGCTACGGATATCGAGGCTTTGGCCGGAAAGACCGGCTCGCTCAACAAGTCGGCGTTTGCTTCGCCGGTAAAAGACTTTTATTTGACGAACCCGATTGCGCGTGCATCCGCCGTCATGGCCGAGTGTTCCGCATTGGCCCGCAACAATTTCCAGGCTGCGGCAGAGTAA
- a CDS encoding NADH-quinone oxidoreductase subunit E has protein sequence MSVRRLAEDQFQPVAFAFNADNTAWAEKTIKKYPEGRQQSAVIPLLMRAQEQDGWVTRAAIEKIADMLDMAYIRVMEVATFYTQFQLKPVGTRAHVQVCGTTPCMLRGSEALMDVCRKKINHDPLHTNESGTLSWEEVECQGACVNAPMVIIFKDAYEDLTPERLEEIIDTFEAGKGDTVKTGPQIDRHESVPVGGLTTLTEEIKPDRSNLDKPAEVPADAAPVPPSNAAKPKTDAPETDPKLKTPANEPKAAEANVKTVEKEASGTAAAAKPSLDSKDRPAGIERPATPDDLKLISGVGPKIEGTLHELGIFTFAQVAGWKKAECDWVDGYLNFKGRIERDEWIKQAEALAKGGEAEYIRVFGKKPR, from the coding sequence ATGTCCGTTCGTCGACTAGCCGAAGATCAGTTCCAGCCCGTGGCGTTTGCCTTCAACGCGGATAATACCGCATGGGCGGAAAAGACGATCAAGAAATATCCCGAGGGACGCCAGCAATCGGCTGTCATCCCGCTGCTCATGCGTGCGCAGGAGCAGGACGGCTGGGTTACCCGCGCCGCCATCGAAAAGATCGCCGACATGCTGGATATGGCCTATATCCGCGTCATGGAAGTGGCGACCTTCTATACCCAGTTCCAGCTGAAGCCGGTCGGCACGCGCGCCCACGTTCAGGTCTGCGGCACCACGCCCTGCATGCTGCGCGGTTCCGAAGCGCTGATGGATGTCTGCCGCAAGAAGATCAACCACGATCCGCTGCACACCAATGAGAGCGGCACGCTCTCCTGGGAAGAGGTGGAATGTCAGGGCGCCTGCGTCAACGCGCCGATGGTCATCATCTTCAAGGATGCCTATGAGGACCTGACGCCCGAGCGCCTGGAAGAAATCATCGACACGTTCGAGGCAGGCAAGGGTGACACGGTCAAGACCGGCCCGCAGATCGACCGTCACGAGTCGGTTCCAGTCGGTGGATTGACGACGCTGACGGAAGAGATCAAGCCTGACCGTTCCAATCTCGACAAGCCGGCCGAAGTGCCTGCGGATGCCGCACCGGTTCCGCCGTCCAATGCCGCCAAGCCGAAGACGGACGCGCCGGAAACCGATCCGAAGCTGAAGACGCCGGCCAATGAGCCGAAGGCTGCGGAAGCCAATGTAAAGACCGTCGAAAAGGAAGCTTCCGGAACGGCTGCGGCGGCAAAGCCGTCGCTCGACTCCAAGGATCGTCCGGCCGGCATCGAACGCCCGGCGACGCCTGACGACCTGAAGCTCATTTCCGGCGTTGGTCCGAAGATCGAAGGCACGCTGCACGAGCTCGGCATCTTCACCTTTGCGCAGGTCGCCGGCTGGAAAAAGGCCGAATGCGACTGGGTCGACGGTTATCTGAATTTCAAGGGCCGCATCGAACGCGACGAGTGGATCAAGCAGGCCGAGGCGCTCGCCAAGGGTGGCGAAGCCGAGTATATCAGGGTCTTCGGCAAGAAGCCGCGGTAA
- a CDS encoding NADH-quinone oxidoreductase subunit J: protein MGLHAVFFYIFAFVAVASAFMVIASKNPVHSVLFLILTFFNAAALFLLTGAEFLAMILLVVYVGAVAVLFLFVVMMLDVDFAELRSGVLQYAPVGALIGVILAAELIVVVGGSVLNPVAAKSITMPIPPAAERTNTAALGDVLYTNYVYFFQLAGLVLLVAMIGAIVLTLRHRTDIKRQDISTQVGRDPKTAVTTVKVKPGQGI from the coding sequence ATGGGTCTGCACGCTGTATTCTTTTATATATTCGCTTTCGTCGCCGTGGCGTCTGCGTTCATGGTCATCGCATCGAAGAACCCTGTTCATTCGGTGCTCTTCCTGATTTTGACCTTCTTCAACGCAGCCGCGCTGTTCCTGCTGACGGGGGCCGAGTTCCTCGCCATGATCCTGCTGGTGGTCTATGTCGGCGCGGTCGCGGTGCTCTTCCTCTTCGTCGTCATGATGCTGGATGTGGATTTTGCCGAGCTCCGCTCCGGTGTGCTGCAATATGCGCCTGTCGGTGCGCTGATCGGTGTCATTCTGGCTGCCGAGCTGATCGTCGTGGTCGGCGGCAGCGTTCTGAACCCGGTTGCGGCAAAATCGATCACCATGCCGATCCCGCCGGCCGCAGAGCGCACCAATACTGCCGCGCTCGGTGATGTGCTCTATACGAATTATGTCTACTTCTTCCAGCTCGCCGGTCTCGTGCTGCTGGTGGCCATGATCGGCGCCATCGTGCTGACCCTGCGTCATCGCACCGACATCAAGCGGCAGGATATCTCCACGCAGGTCGGCCGGGACCCGAAGACCGCCGTCACCACGGTCAAGGTCAAGCCGGGCCAGGGCATCTGA
- a CDS encoding GFA family protein, giving the protein MSQAPATEHGQCLCGAVGFNAGIGAREFGVCHCSMCRRWSGGAFMAVECTGVSFENEEQLGVFSSSEWGERCFCTNCGSTLMWRSKDGQHLAVSLQAFDNPSSFTFASQIFTDEKPSSYSFAETTQNMTGPEFIAMITSAEH; this is encoded by the coding sequence ATGAGCCAAGCCCCCGCGACAGAGCATGGACAATGTCTTTGCGGCGCCGTTGGCTTTAATGCCGGCATTGGCGCCCGCGAATTCGGCGTTTGCCATTGCTCCATGTGCCGCCGCTGGTCCGGCGGTGCGTTCATGGCTGTCGAATGCACCGGCGTTTCCTTTGAAAACGAAGAACAGCTTGGCGTCTTTTCCTCCTCGGAATGGGGCGAGCGTTGCTTCTGCACGAATTGCGGCAGCACCTTGATGTGGCGTTCCAAGGATGGCCAACACCTGGCCGTGTCGCTGCAGGCTTTCGACAACCCTTCCAGTTTCACGTTCGCGTCGCAGATTTTCACGGATGAAAAGCCTTCGAGCTATTCTTTCGCAGAAACCACGCAGAACATGACCGGCCCCGAATTCATCGCCATGATCACCTCGGCGGAGCACTAG
- the nuoF gene encoding NADH-quinone oxidoreductase subunit NuoF: protein MLKDQDRIFTNLYGLKDKSLKGVRARGHWDGTKQIIEKGRDWIINEMKASGLRGRGGAGFPTGLKWSFMPKENDGRPHYLVVNADESEPGTCKDREILRNDPHTLIEGCVIAGFAMGAHTAYIYVRGEYMREREALQAAIDECYDAGLLGKNNKNGWDFDIYVHHGAGAYICGEETALLESLEGKKGQPRLKPPFPANMGLYGCPTTVNNVESIAVAPTILRRGAAWFSGIGRPNNVGTKLFMVSGHVERPCTFEDALGLSFRELIEHHCGGIRGGWDNLLGVIPGGASCPIVRGEDMKDAIMDFDGMREVKSSFGTGGMIVMDKSTDVIKAIARIAAFFKHESCGQCTPCREGTGWMWRVLERMVKGNAQKREIDMLFEVTKQIEGHTICALGDAAAWPVQALIRNFRPEIEKRIDQYTYRAMDDGAVLEAAE, encoded by the coding sequence ATGTTAAAAGATCAGGATCGCATCTTTACCAATCTCTACGGCCTCAAGGACAAGTCCCTGAAGGGCGTGAGAGCGCGCGGCCATTGGGATGGCACCAAGCAGATCATCGAAAAGGGTCGTGACTGGATCATCAACGAGATGAAGGCTTCCGGCCTTCGCGGTCGCGGTGGCGCTGGCTTCCCGACGGGTCTCAAATGGTCCTTCATGCCGAAGGAAAATGACGGCCGTCCGCATTATCTCGTCGTCAACGCCGACGAATCCGAACCCGGCACCTGCAAGGACCGCGAAATCCTGCGCAACGATCCGCATACGCTGATCGAAGGCTGTGTGATCGCCGGTTTCGCCATGGGCGCGCATACCGCCTATATCTACGTGCGCGGCGAATATATGCGTGAGCGTGAAGCGCTTCAGGCGGCCATCGACGAGTGCTACGATGCCGGCCTGCTCGGCAAGAACAACAAGAATGGCTGGGATTTCGACATCTACGTCCATCACGGCGCGGGTGCCTATATCTGCGGCGAAGAGACGGCTCTGCTCGAAAGCCTTGAAGGCAAGAAGGGCCAGCCGCGCCTCAAGCCGCCGTTCCCGGCCAATATGGGTCTTTACGGCTGCCCGACGACCGTCAACAACGTTGAATCAATCGCCGTTGCGCCGACCATCCTGCGCCGTGGCGCTGCCTGGTTCTCGGGGATCGGCCGTCCGAACAATGTCGGCACCAAGCTGTTCATGGTGTCAGGCCATGTCGAGCGTCCGTGCACCTTCGAAGATGCACTGGGCCTGTCCTTCCGTGAGCTGATCGAACACCATTGCGGTGGCATTCGCGGCGGCTGGGACAATCTGCTCGGCGTCATCCCCGGCGGCGCATCCTGCCCCATCGTGCGCGGTGAGGACATGAAGGACGCCATCATGGACTTTGACGGCATGCGCGAAGTGAAGTCTTCCTTCGGCACCGGCGGCATGATCGTCATGGACAAGTCCACCGACGTCATCAAGGCGATTGCCCGCATCGCGGCCTTCTTCAAGCATGAAAGCTGCGGCCAGTGCACGCCGTGCCGCGAAGGCACCGGCTGGATGTGGCGCGTGCTGGAACGCATGGTCAAGGGTAACGCGCAGAAGCGCGAAATCGACATGCTGTTTGAAGTGACCAAGCAGATCGAAGGCCACACCATCTGTGCGCTCGGCGACGCCGCCGCATGGCCGGTACAGGCGCTGATCCGCAATTTCCGTCCGGAAATCGAAAAGCGTATCGACCAATATACCTACAGGGCCATGGATGATGGCGCTGTTCTGGAAGCCGCTGAATAA
- the nuoH gene encoding NADH-quinone oxidoreductase subunit NuoH, translated as MEQFFWSYVWPALIMVGQSLLLLVCLLVAIAFLLLADRKVWAAVQLRRGPNVVGPFGLFQSFADLLKFILKEPVIPAGANKAVFLLAPLVAVTLALATYAVIPFADGWVVANINVGILYIFAISSLEVYGIIMGGWASNSKYPFLGALRSAAQMVSYEVSIGLVIVTVLLCVGSLNLTDIVLAQRTGLGTMIGLPASFLDWHWLSLFPMFIVFFISGLAETNRPPFDLPEAESELVAGHMVEYGSTPYMMFMLGEYAAIVLICCLTTILFLGGWLPIVDVWFLNWVPGIVWFALKGCMVFFMIALTKAFVPRYRYDQLMRLGWKVFLPLSLAMVVIVAFVLKLTGWAG; from the coding sequence ATGGAACAGTTTTTCTGGAGCTACGTCTGGCCCGCGCTGATCATGGTCGGCCAGTCCCTGCTGCTTCTCGTTTGCCTTCTGGTGGCCATCGCCTTCCTTCTGCTTGCCGACCGCAAGGTCTGGGCAGCCGTGCAGCTGCGCCGTGGTCCGAACGTTGTTGGTCCCTTCGGTCTCTTCCAGTCCTTCGCCGACCTTTTGAAGTTCATCCTCAAGGAACCGGTCATTCCCGCCGGCGCCAACAAGGCGGTTTTCCTTCTGGCGCCGCTGGTTGCCGTGACGCTGGCGCTCGCCACCTACGCGGTCATTCCCTTCGCCGATGGCTGGGTCGTCGCCAATATCAATGTCGGCATTCTCTACATCTTCGCGATTTCTTCGCTTGAAGTGTACGGCATCATCATGGGCGGCTGGGCTTCGAACTCGAAGTATCCGTTCCTCGGCGCGCTGCGTTCGGCAGCGCAGATGGTGTCCTATGAAGTGTCGATCGGTCTCGTCATCGTCACGGTTCTACTCTGCGTCGGCTCGCTGAACCTGACGGATATCGTTCTTGCCCAGCGTACCGGGCTTGGCACGATGATCGGCCTGCCGGCATCGTTCCTCGACTGGCACTGGCTGTCGCTGTTCCCGATGTTCATCGTGTTCTTCATTTCGGGCCTTGCCGAAACCAACCGTCCGCCCTTCGATCTTCCGGAAGCGGAATCGGAGCTTGTCGCCGGTCACATGGTCGAATATGGCTCGACGCCTTACATGATGTTCATGCTCGGCGAATATGCTGCGATCGTTCTGATCTGCTGCCTGACGACGATCCTGTTCCTTGGCGGCTGGCTGCCGATCGTGGATGTGTGGTTCCTGAACTGGGTGCCGGGCATTGTCTGGTTCGCGCTGAAGGGCTGCATGGTCTTCTTCATGATCGCGCTCACCAAGGCCTTCGTTCCGCGTTACCGTTATGACCAACTCATGCGCCTTGGCTGGAAGGTTTTCCTGCCGCTGTCGCTCGCGATGGTCGTGATCGTTGCATTCGTATTGAAGCTGACGGGGTGGGCCGGTTGA
- a CDS encoding NADH-quinone oxidoreductase subunit A, with the protein MTELLSSYIPIAIFIGIALVIGLALLIAPFAVAYKAPDPEKLSAFECGFNAFDDARMKFDIRFYLVSILFIIFDLEVAFLFPWAVSFGDMGWFGFWSMMVFLGVLTIGFIYEWKKGALEWA; encoded by the coding sequence ATGACTGAACTCCTCAGTTCCTACATTCCGATCGCAATATTCATCGGTATCGCTCTTGTCATTGGCCTGGCGCTTCTCATTGCGCCGTTTGCTGTCGCTTACAAGGCGCCGGACCCGGAAAAGCTTTCCGCTTTCGAGTGCGGTTTCAATGCCTTCGACGACGCCCGCATGAAGTTTGATATCCGCTTTTACCTGGTGTCGATCCTCTTCATCATCTTCGATCTGGAAGTGGCCTTCCTGTTCCCGTGGGCGGTGTCCTTCGGTGACATGGGCTGGTTCGGTTTCTGGTCGATGATGGTGTTTCTTGGCGTCCTCACCATTGGCTTTATCTATGAGTGGAAGAAGGGAGCGCTGGAATGGGCATGA
- the nuoI gene encoding NADH-quinone oxidoreductase subunit NuoI has product MASLSQAVNSLFLKEFVGAILLTMRHFFKQKATVNYPFEKGPVSPRFRGEHALRRYPNGEERCIACKLCEAICPAQAITIEAGPRRNDGTRRTVRYDIDMVKCIYCGFCQEACPVDAIVEGPNFEFATETREELYFDKQRLLDNGDRWEREIARNLALDAPYR; this is encoded by the coding sequence ATGGCAAGCCTCTCCCAAGCCGTCAATTCACTGTTCCTCAAGGAGTTCGTCGGCGCGATCCTGCTGACGATGCGCCATTTCTTCAAGCAGAAGGCGACGGTGAACTATCCTTTCGAAAAGGGCCCGGTCTCTCCGCGCTTCCGTGGTGAACATGCGCTGCGCCGTTATCCGAACGGTGAAGAACGCTGCATCGCCTGCAAGCTGTGTGAAGCCATCTGTCCCGCTCAGGCGATCACCATCGAAGCCGGTCCGCGCCGTAATGACGGCACCCGCCGCACGGTGCGTTACGATATCGACATGGTGAAGTGCATCTATTGCGGCTTCTGCCAGGAAGCCTGCCCGGTGGATGCCATCGTCGAAGGCCCGAACTTCGAATTCGCGACGGAAACCCGCGAGGAGCTTTATTTCGACAAGCAGAGGCTTCTCGACAATGGCGACCGCTGGGAGCGTGAAATCGCGCGCAACCTCGCACTGGATGCACCTTACCGTTAA